A part of Oncorhynchus masou masou isolate Uvic2021 chromosome 30, UVic_Omas_1.1, whole genome shotgun sequence genomic DNA contains:
- the LOC135522953 gene encoding zinc finger protein ZIC 1, with translation MLLDAGPQYPTIGVTTFGSSRHHSTGEVTEREVALGINPFADGMGAFKINHSSHDLSSGQTAFSSQAPGYAAAALGHHHHPTHVSSYSTAAFNSTRDFLFRNRGFGDATSAQHSLFASAAGSFAGPHGHSDATGHLLFPGLHEQAASHASSNVVNSQMRLGFTGDMYGRADQYAHVTSPRSDHYASSQLHGYGPMNMNMAAHHGAGAFFRYMRQPIKQELICKWVEPEQLSNPKKACNKTFSTMHELVTHLTVEHVGGPEQSNHICFWEECVREGKPFKAKYKLVNHIRVHTGEKPFPCPFPGCGKVFARSENLKIHKRTHTGEKPFKCEFDGCDRRFANSSDRKKHMHVHTSDKPYLCKMCDKSYTHPSSLRKHMKVHEATTQGPQPSPAASSGYESSTPPTIVSPSTENHNSSSISPAASTVHHTTSHHTTLSSNFNEWYV, from the exons ATGCTGCTGGACGCAGGACCCCAGTACCCCACCATAGGAGTCACTACGTTTGGCTCCTCAAGGCATCACTCAACAGGCGAAGTAACAGAACGAGAAGTGGCTTTGGGGATAAATCCATTCGCAGACGGGATGGGCGCTTTTAAAATCAACCACAGCTCCCACGACCTTAGCTCCGGCCAGACGGCGTTCTCCTCCCAGGCTCCCGGCTATGCTGCTGCCGCTCtgggtcaccaccaccacccgacACACGTCAGCTCCTACTCCACGGCAGCATTCAACTCCACCCGGGACTTTCTCTTCAGAAACCGGGGCTTCGGAGACGCAACCAGCGCGCAGCACAGCCTGTTTGCCTCCGCAGCGGGAAGTTTTGCAGGGCCACATGGACACTCCGATGCCACCGGGCACCTGCTCTTCCCGGGACTCCACGAGCAAGCCGCCAGCCATGCGTCATCTAATGTCGTCAACAGCCAGATGCGCCTTGGCTTTACCGGGGACATGTACGGCCGGGCTGACCAGTATGCCCACGTTACGAGCCCCCGCTCCGACCACTAcgcctcctcccagctgcatggCTATGGCCCTATGAACATGAACATGGCGGCTCACCACGGGGCAGGGGCCTTTTTCCGATACATGAGGCAGCCCATCAAACAAGAGCTCATCTGTAAGTGGGTCGAGCCCGAACAGTTGTCGAACCCCAAAAAGGCTTGCAACAAAACTTTCAGCACGATGCACGAGCTCGTGACCCACCTGACAGTGGAGCATGTCGGTGGACCGGAGCAGTCTAACCATATCTGCTTCTGGGAAGAGTGCGTCCGAGAAGGAAAACCGTTCAAAGCCAAATACAAACTGGTAAATCATATCAGAGTGCACACCGGAGAGAAACCATTCCCATGTCCCTTCCCCGGCTGTGGAAAAGTGTTTGCCCGATCGGAAAATCTAAAAATCCACAAAAGGACACACACTG gTGAGAAGCCTTTCAAGTGTGAGTTTGATGGCTGCGACAGGCGGTTTGCTAACAGCAGCGACCGGAAGAAACACATGCACGTCCACACTTCTGACAAGCCTTATCTCTGCAAGATGTGCGACAAGTCCTACACACATCCCAGCTCTCTGCGGAAACACATGAAG GTTCACGAGGCTACCACGCAAGGACCTCAACCATCGCCAGCGGCCAGTTCCGGGTACGAATCGTCCACGCCGCCCACCATCGTGTCTCCGTCCACAGAGAACCATAATTCCAGTTCCATATCACCGGCAGCCTCGACAGTACACCACACGACCAGTCACCACACCACGCTGTCGTCAAATTTTAATGAATGGTACGTGTAA